From the Synergistaceae bacterium genome, one window contains:
- a CDS encoding DUF2220 family protein, translating into MWTNDESIICHLKRLWNSGAILSSVITGKDIFPCTVPLKGPSSSELASRFGEVQDWIVSLNSKSAGVKGRGYRVESKTINHRMIGSNDLPYRIWIETLDDAVFLLGKNKDLKAFLKIIDSVEKSCPALLSYLVRHPMRALSSSGEWDRLLSVVLWMFNHNDPDIYIRQIDLPGVHTKFIEQNRAILSELLDLLLPAGSVNTSFSAMGNFARRYGFKTPPLLVRFRTPYDSGLFPDGMSDISLPAEEFAAMDINCGNVLVIENQINFLSLPRMRNTLMIWGAGYGFENLVTASWLNTKRLYYWGDIDTHGFAILNQFRSLFPAAVSFLMDRETLLEHIDLCVREPAPTSAVLQNLSNEEAALYKDIKDNLLGEQIRLEQERISYGWIMRAFADCSRWES; encoded by the coding sequence ATGTGGACAAATGATGAAAGTATAATATGTCATCTGAAACGGCTTTGGAACAGCGGGGCCATCCTATCCTCCGTCATTACGGGGAAAGACATTTTCCCATGCACAGTACCGCTTAAAGGTCCATCTTCAAGCGAGCTTGCTTCCAGGTTCGGAGAGGTACAGGACTGGATCGTCTCGCTGAACTCAAAATCTGCCGGCGTCAAAGGCAGAGGTTACAGAGTTGAGTCAAAAACTATAAACCATCGCATGATAGGCAGCAATGATCTGCCCTACAGGATATGGATAGAAACTCTCGATGACGCGGTCTTTCTCCTTGGTAAAAATAAAGATTTAAAAGCTTTCCTGAAGATAATAGATTCTGTTGAGAAATCATGCCCGGCTCTGCTGTCTTATCTCGTACGCCATCCGATGCGCGCCCTGTCTTCGTCAGGCGAATGGGACAGGCTTTTAAGCGTGGTGCTCTGGATGTTTAACCATAATGATCCGGATATATATATCAGGCAGATCGATTTACCAGGAGTGCATACAAAATTTATCGAGCAGAACAGGGCCATCCTTTCAGAACTGCTCGACTTATTGCTTCCTGCTGGATCGGTTAATACCTCCTTCTCAGCGATGGGAAACTTTGCACGCAGATATGGCTTTAAAACTCCGCCTCTCCTTGTACGTTTTCGCACTCCTTATGATTCCGGGCTGTTTCCCGATGGGATGTCCGATATCTCACTGCCTGCGGAAGAATTTGCCGCAATGGATATAAACTGCGGAAATGTATTAGTGATTGAAAATCAGATCAATTTTCTCTCTCTGCCGCGTATGAGAAACACCCTCATGATATGGGGTGCCGGTTATGGTTTTGAAAATCTTGTCACTGCTTCCTGGCTGAATACAAAAAGGCTTTACTACTGGGGAGATATTGACACACATGGCTTTGCAATACTCAACCAATTCCGGTCGCTTTTTCCTGCCGCCGTATCATTTTTGATGGACAGAGAGACATTACTGGAACACATAGACCTTTGTGTAAGAGAACCTGCTCCAACGTCGGCTGTTTTACAGAACCTGTCAAATGAGGAGGCAGCACTCTACAAAGATATCAAGGATAATTTATTAGGAGAGCAAATAAGGCTGGAGCAGGAACGTATAAGCTATGGCTGGATCATGAGGGCTTTTGCAGATTGCAGCAGGTGGGAAAGTTGA
- a CDS encoding tripartite tricarboxylate transporter TctB family protein, giving the protein MGYIVKHVLFAGFSLLLGAFFFIQASAMPTQAALFPKIIAAMVALLSVLMILSAVKEVRTMEKSVNVNEEQTEEEKINVLRVVVFMTLVIAYVYLIPKAGYFVMTPLFMLATYGYLRAMGPVKAVIISLVFSAFIYGLFVCFLNLPIPMGYLEPFLGF; this is encoded by the coding sequence GTGGGATATATTGTTAAACATGTTCTGTTTGCAGGATTTTCACTGCTGCTTGGCGCATTTTTCTTTATTCAGGCGTCTGCTATGCCTACGCAGGCGGCTCTTTTCCCGAAAATAATAGCGGCTATGGTTGCTCTGCTTTCAGTCCTGATGATTCTCAGTGCAGTCAAAGAAGTAAGAACAATGGAAAAAAGCGTAAACGTCAATGAAGAACAGACTGAGGAAGAAAAAATAAACGTTTTGCGCGTAGTTGTTTTCATGACGCTGGTTATTGCTTATGTCTATCTGATACCTAAGGCCGGCTATTTTGTGATGACTCCGCTGTTCATGCTCGCGACTTACGGATATCTCCGGGCAATGGGTCCTGTAAAGGCTGTCATCATTAGTCTGGTTTTTTCAGCGTTCATTTACGGCTTATTCGTCTGTTTCCTCAACCTGCCGATACCCATGGGCTATCTTGAGCCGTTTCTCGGATTTTAG
- a CDS encoding LysR family transcriptional regulator, translating to MKNSFNMFLLLAEELSFNKAAKRAFITQQCFSDHIKRLEEQYHTRFFYRKPEIALTPSGQIMKQTLLQIRMLEKNMEAVLDQIENGARGTLCFGINPNRAAVLLPKIFPAFHKMFPLVNLHITLDDTAIMAQDLLSGKIDAFLGINNLPNAMFDARHILDEGLYLIISDKTLCRYFGDNYPGCISQFKKGVSLETFREIPMIQRDAPSKLGGIIDDYCRKNHIMMNSVLLINDFDTQLRLCHNMEIVSIMPSMCISSVLEANIRDKTNSDNRMHAFPLLGLENVQRVDFIVQHGVPLPCYVQKLYELIRSEYNNGVTAEIENNGSGR from the coding sequence TTGAAAAACAGTTTTAATATGTTCCTTCTGCTTGCAGAGGAACTGAGCTTCAACAAAGCGGCAAAACGTGCGTTTATAACACAGCAGTGCTTCAGCGACCATATAAAAAGGCTGGAGGAACAGTACCACACCAGGTTTTTCTACCGCAAGCCGGAGATAGCCCTGACCCCTTCCGGCCAGATAATGAAACAGACTCTTCTGCAGATACGGATGCTGGAGAAAAACATGGAGGCTGTACTGGACCAGATTGAAAACGGAGCGCGTGGAACTCTGTGCTTCGGAATAAATCCAAATCGCGCGGCTGTTTTGCTGCCGAAAATTTTCCCGGCGTTTCATAAAATGTTCCCTCTTGTCAATCTGCATATTACTCTTGATGATACCGCAATTATGGCACAGGATCTGCTGTCCGGCAAAATTGATGCATTTCTGGGTATCAATAATTTGCCAAATGCCATGTTCGATGCGAGGCACATTCTTGACGAAGGCCTTTACCTGATAATTTCAGACAAGACTCTGTGCAGATATTTCGGCGATAATTACCCCGGCTGCATATCACAATTCAAGAAGGGCGTGTCTCTTGAAACTTTTCGTGAAATTCCGATGATACAAAGAGATGCGCCAAGTAAACTTGGGGGCATTATTGATGATTACTGCCGCAAAAACCATATTATGATGAACAGTGTTCTGCTGATCAATGATTTTGATACTCAGCTCCGACTATGTCACAATATGGAGATAGTTTCGATTATGCCGTCTATGTGCATATCTTCCGTTTTAGAAGCTAATATTAGAGACAAGACTAACAGCGATAACAGGATGCACGCATTCCCGTTGCTGGGGTTGGAGAATGTACAGCGGGTCGATTTTATTGTCCAGCATGGCGTCCCGCTGCCATGTTATGTACAGAAGCTATATGAACTGATAAGGTCTGAGTATAATAACGGTGTCACTGCGGAGATAGAAAATAACGGGTCCGGCCGGTAG
- a CDS encoding tripartite tricarboxylate transporter substrate binding protein produces MKKWLLGIMCVCLCVIISSAAFAAYPTKQITVLQGFKPGGGSDTLAQLTQPYLEKVLGKSFVNQYIPGATGAIAWTQLAKTTKKDGYTISITNTPMLQTNYIMNPEITYTIAELEPIANVITDPGIIVVAKDSPYKTAKELFAAMKANPGKITIGNSGVGGDDFFTTLIFEKKTGLKVQMIPFEGDGPSWQAAMGGKIDASFNNLGIVFPQVKAGNIRALALFAEKRYSGLPDVPTMKELGYNVVSGSSRGYSAPKGIPAEAKNALIKAFKTMAKMPEFEKACNDRASMIDMKFGDDYKKMLEAEEKQFRVIWDEVKDDYKKK; encoded by the coding sequence ATGAAAAAGTGGCTATTGGGTATCATGTGTGTTTGTCTTTGTGTAATAATCAGTTCTGCGGCGTTTGCCGCATATCCAACAAAACAGATTACTGTTCTTCAGGGGTTTAAGCCCGGCGGCGGAAGCGACACACTTGCCCAGCTCACACAGCCGTACCTTGAAAAAGTTCTCGGCAAATCTTTTGTAAACCAGTATATTCCAGGTGCAACAGGCGCAATTGCGTGGACCCAGCTTGCAAAAACAACTAAGAAAGATGGCTATACTATCAGCATTACCAATACACCGATGCTCCAGACCAACTATATTATGAATCCCGAAATCACATATACTATCGCCGAACTTGAACCGATTGCGAATGTGATAACCGACCCGGGCATCATTGTAGTTGCCAAGGACAGTCCGTATAAAACGGCAAAGGAACTTTTCGCAGCCATGAAAGCTAATCCCGGCAAAATTACAATCGGAAACTCCGGCGTAGGTGGAGACGACTTCTTCACGACCCTTATCTTTGAAAAGAAGACAGGGCTTAAGGTCCAGATGATCCCCTTTGAAGGTGACGGCCCGTCGTGGCAGGCTGCAATGGGAGGCAAAATCGATGCCAGCTTCAATAACCTCGGCATAGTCTTTCCGCAGGTAAAAGCCGGTAATATCCGTGCTCTGGCTCTGTTTGCCGAAAAACGTTATTCAGGGCTTCCTGATGTCCCTACAATGAAAGAACTTGGCTACAATGTTGTATCGGGTTCTTCCCGCGGTTACAGCGCACCGAAGGGCATTCCTGCCGAGGCAAAGAATGCTCTTATAAAAGCATTTAAAACCATGGCAAAGATGCCTGAATTTGAAAAAGCATGCAATGACAGAGCCAGCATGATCGATATGAAGTTTGGCGATGACTACAAAAAGATGCTTGAGGCCGAGGAAAAACAGTTTCGCGTGATCTGGGATGAAGTTAAGGACGACTATAAGAAAAAATAG
- a CDS encoding dihydroxy-acid dehydratase has product MKIGERSEDRTQAYYIGLMHSCGYRDKDIRKPIIGIVNSFTDVNPGHKPFSELVKYVREGVWCAGGTPAEFSVPAPCDGMTHGVGMHSVLPIRDLLAASIEAMVNAHQFDALVFMCSCDKIVPGMLMAAAVLDKPCMFLTAGGMIPYDDGENIYVTPDLKEAIGQRNADKITEETFTNFKQNICFSCGTCSMYGTANTMGVFTEVIGLTPFGSTTMPFCSAAKFKQARDVGERIVELAYEETRFSDIVTRKSIINGLRHISATGGSSNAQIHICALSRVMGIDISLKDFDEIQRDVPVIAKFKPSSKYSIYDYHRAGGVPATLCAVRRHLFLDEKLAAGGTLGKYLDSFNKKVDKAVIHSEDDALYPNGCFAVLYGNLAPGGCIVKKSGVEPAMFKHKGPAVVCDSEEEVRDILLNRTIAPGSVLIVRYEGPKGGPGMRELSIPAAMLVGMGLHTSVAMVTDGRFSGATRGPCVGHVSPEAWEGGPIAAVCDGDIISIDLNANTINVELSDDEITERLKHVTKPEHPAVGMLNTYRKMVGGADEGALWLYNR; this is encoded by the coding sequence ATGAAAATAGGAGAAAGATCAGAAGACAGAACACAGGCTTACTATATAGGGCTTATGCATTCCTGCGGCTATCGTGATAAAGATATTCGCAAACCCATAATAGGCATAGTTAACTCTTTTACCGATGTCAATCCAGGACATAAGCCATTTAGTGAGCTTGTGAAATACGTTAGGGAAGGTGTATGGTGTGCAGGCGGCACCCCCGCAGAATTCTCTGTTCCGGCACCGTGTGACGGGATGACGCATGGCGTTGGGATGCACTCTGTACTGCCGATACGGGATCTGCTTGCGGCGTCGATAGAGGCCATGGTCAATGCGCACCAGTTCGATGCGCTGGTTTTTATGTGCTCCTGTGACAAGATAGTTCCGGGGATGCTGATGGCTGCCGCGGTTCTTGATAAACCGTGCATGTTCCTTACGGCTGGCGGAATGATACCATACGACGACGGAGAAAATATATATGTCACCCCCGACCTCAAAGAAGCCATAGGCCAGAGAAATGCTGACAAAATTACAGAAGAGACATTTACGAATTTCAAGCAGAATATTTGCTTCTCATGCGGGACCTGTTCCATGTACGGTACAGCAAATACAATGGGAGTATTCACGGAAGTTATAGGACTTACGCCATTCGGCTCTACCACGATGCCGTTCTGCTCAGCTGCGAAGTTCAAACAGGCACGTGATGTCGGTGAACGTATAGTGGAACTCGCGTATGAGGAAACACGATTTTCGGATATAGTCACGAGAAAATCTATAATCAACGGCCTCAGGCATATATCCGCAACAGGAGGATCAAGCAACGCACAGATCCATATCTGCGCGTTATCGCGTGTGATGGGCATCGATATATCGCTGAAAGATTTTGACGAGATACAGAGAGACGTGCCCGTAATAGCAAAATTCAAGCCGTCATCCAAATACAGCATCTACGATTACCACAGAGCTGGAGGAGTGCCGGCCACCCTGTGTGCAGTCAGACGGCACCTTTTTCTGGATGAAAAGCTTGCAGCCGGAGGTACCCTTGGCAAGTATCTGGACAGCTTTAATAAAAAAGTTGATAAAGCGGTTATTCATTCGGAAGACGACGCGCTATATCCGAACGGATGTTTTGCAGTTCTTTACGGCAATCTTGCTCCAGGGGGATGTATTGTCAAAAAAAGCGGAGTCGAGCCTGCGATGTTCAAACACAAAGGCCCTGCAGTTGTATGTGACTCAGAAGAAGAAGTTCGTGACATTCTGTTAAATAGAACGATAGCCCCGGGTTCCGTGCTCATCGTAAGATATGAAGGCCCGAAAGGCGGTCCTGGAATGCGCGAACTCTCTATTCCCGCGGCCATGCTTGTCGGGATGGGGTTGCATACCTCGGTGGCAATGGTGACGGACGGGCGTTTTTCCGGCGCGACGCGCGGCCCATGCGTTGGTCATGTCTCACCTGAAGCGTGGGAAGGCGGCCCGATCGCCGCAGTTTGCGACGGCGACATCATTTCAATAGATCTGAATGCAAATACAATAAACGTTGAGCTTTCGGATGATGAGATTACTGAAAGGCTGAAACATGTTACAAAACCGGAGCACCCTGCTGTTGGTATGCTGAACACCTACCGAAAAATGGTAGGCGGCGCCGACGAGGGCGCGCTTTGGCTCTATAACAGATAA
- a CDS encoding nickel-dependent lactate racemase, with amino-acid sequence MSAVDELLANIPIPRMAKVKQFFLRPVIEDVEGSLVLKLREGAFLAQIKPGWKVAITAGSRGIANMPLMLRTIVREVKAAGGEPFIFPAMGSHGGATAEGQAKMLEGMGVTEDYLGAPIRATMEVVELGISTNGRPVYIDKYADEADAIIVINRIKPHPAFRGPYESGLMKMITIGMGKQRGADFAHMLGFGQMAESVPAIARVTIAKKNIICAVGIIENAYHETAQIEIMKSQDINDREPILLKKAWELYPRIFFDKLDVLILDELGKDICGTGFDTNILGRYHTEYASGGPDITRIAVLDVTEKSHGNANGVGILDFTTRRLFEKMDFDQTYPNSLTSTVPMSVKLPMVLKNDRQAIQAAIKTCNIIDRTKVKMVRIKNTVKLDEIEISESLLPYAEENPALEVEGELFDLRFNDKDNLF; translated from the coding sequence ATGTCTGCTGTTGATGAACTGTTAGCAAATATCCCGATACCGAGGATGGCAAAGGTTAAGCAGTTTTTCCTAAGACCTGTAATAGAAGACGTGGAAGGCTCTCTTGTTTTAAAACTGCGTGAGGGGGCGTTTCTTGCACAGATAAAACCTGGCTGGAAGGTAGCTATTACAGCTGGGAGCCGAGGTATTGCAAATATGCCTCTTATGCTCAGAACCATAGTGCGCGAAGTAAAGGCAGCTGGTGGCGAACCATTCATATTTCCGGCGATGGGAAGCCACGGCGGTGCCACAGCTGAAGGACAGGCCAAAATGCTGGAAGGCATGGGAGTCACTGAAGACTATCTCGGCGCTCCGATAAGAGCCACTATGGAGGTTGTTGAGTTAGGTATTTCCACCAATGGCAGACCTGTTTATATCGACAAATATGCAGACGAAGCAGATGCGATCATTGTAATAAACAGGATCAAGCCGCATCCAGCCTTCAGGGGCCCATATGAAAGCGGACTCATGAAAATGATTACGATCGGAATGGGAAAGCAGCGCGGTGCAGATTTTGCCCACATGCTTGGTTTTGGTCAGATGGCCGAAAGTGTTCCTGCAATTGCAAGGGTAACGATAGCGAAAAAGAATATCATCTGCGCTGTCGGCATTATCGAGAATGCATATCATGAAACAGCGCAGATAGAAATAATGAAATCACAGGATATAAATGACAGGGAGCCGATCCTGCTGAAAAAAGCCTGGGAGCTTTACCCGAGGATATTTTTTGACAAGCTTGACGTTCTTATCCTTGATGAACTTGGCAAAGATATATGCGGGACCGGTTTTGACACGAACATCCTTGGCCGCTATCACACGGAATATGCCTCGGGCGGGCCGGATATTACACGCATCGCAGTACTCGACGTGACAGAGAAGTCTCATGGCAATGCAAACGGAGTCGGCATACTTGATTTTACGACCAGAAGACTGTTTGAAAAGATGGATTTTGACCAGACTTATCCAAATTCACTTACATCTACTGTGCCAATGAGCGTTAAGCTGCCGATGGTGCTTAAGAACGACCGTCAGGCAATACAGGCTGCAATCAAGACATGTAATATTATCGACAGAACAAAGGTAAAGATGGTACGGATCAAAAACACTGTAAAACTCGATGAAATAGAAATATCAGAGAGCCTTCTCCCGTATGCGGAAGAAAACCCTGCCCTTGAAGTTGAAGGGGAACTTTTCGACCTTCGTTTTAACGATAAAGACAACCTTTTTTAA
- a CDS encoding tripartite tricarboxylate transporter permease, giving the protein MYISNLVLGLTNVMQPMTLLAVAAGTALGLFVGAMPGLSATMAIALLVPVTYVMEPGMGISMLASIYMGAMYGGSIAAILICTPGTPSAAATTLDGYPLAQKCQAGHALGISLMASFVGGIISSIALLTVAPLLGSIAVMFGPVELFGVAVLGMTILASLSQGSTVKGLLAGSLGLLFSTVGMDSITGIPRFTLGNINLFSGIPFTVALIGLFSIPQAIKLIEKDSGGAAKCAIDQIKDSIILPWAEIKDLFPTFVRSSFIGIFTGIIPGTGGDTACWFAYNEAKRRSNDKESFGKGSIYGIAAPEAANNAVVGGALIPTITLGIPGSSATAVLLGGLMVHGIMPGPSLMTEHAGVTYTLLWAVLLATILMFVEGLFFTKLCIYVTKISNSVLSVAVVTLCVVGSFAINNSFFDVMLMLLFGIMGYFMDKIKIPVAPLVVGLILGRMLDVSLHQSLLMSQGSWMIFLRNPVCAVLILLALISLIQSSPMYEGWRAKRKAARGEFPQG; this is encoded by the coding sequence ATGTATATAAGTAATTTGGTTCTAGGTCTGACAAATGTTATGCAGCCTATGACGTTGCTTGCCGTTGCCGCCGGAACGGCTCTTGGACTTTTCGTTGGTGCCATGCCCGGTCTTTCGGCTACCATGGCAATTGCCCTGCTTGTACCGGTCACTTACGTTATGGAGCCTGGGATGGGCATCAGCATGCTTGCATCTATTTATATGGGGGCAATGTACGGCGGTTCTATCGCAGCAATACTGATATGTACGCCCGGAACGCCATCTGCGGCAGCAACTACATTGGACGGCTATCCCCTTGCACAGAAATGCCAGGCGGGACATGCTCTAGGAATATCTCTTATGGCTTCCTTTGTGGGCGGTATAATCAGTTCCATCGCTCTTTTGACGGTAGCCCCGCTTCTTGGAAGCATCGCCGTCATGTTCGGCCCTGTAGAGCTTTTTGGCGTAGCCGTTCTGGGCATGACTATTCTTGCCTCTCTTTCCCAGGGTTCTACCGTAAAAGGGCTGCTGGCCGGCAGCCTGGGACTGCTCTTCTCCACTGTGGGTATGGATTCCATCACCGGGATCCCGCGCTTTACTCTTGGAAACATCAATCTGTTCTCCGGTATCCCATTCACAGTGGCCCTGATAGGTCTTTTCTCCATACCACAGGCAATTAAGCTGATCGAAAAGGATAGCGGCGGCGCAGCAAAGTGCGCTATCGATCAAATTAAGGACAGTATCATCTTGCCCTGGGCGGAGATAAAGGATCTGTTCCCTACCTTTGTCCGTTCCAGCTTTATCGGCATATTCACAGGTATAATCCCAGGTACCGGCGGAGACACCGCGTGCTGGTTTGCCTACAACGAAGCTAAACGCCGCTCTAATGATAAAGAATCTTTCGGCAAGGGGTCGATTTACGGCATAGCGGCGCCGGAGGCAGCCAATAACGCTGTTGTAGGCGGAGCTCTAATCCCTACCATAACCCTCGGCATACCAGGCAGTTCCGCGACCGCAGTACTTCTGGGCGGACTCATGGTACACGGGATCATGCCGGGACCTAGCCTTATGACTGAACACGCCGGGGTAACATACACCCTGCTGTGGGCGGTGTTGCTGGCGACGATTCTTATGTTTGTCGAAGGCCTGTTCTTTACAAAGCTCTGCATATACGTTACGAAAATAAGCAACAGCGTGCTTTCCGTAGCCGTAGTCACTCTGTGCGTTGTCGGTTCTTTCGCAATCAACAACAGCTTCTTTGATGTTATGCTGATGCTGCTTTTCGGTATAATGGGGTACTTTATGGACAAAATAAAGATTCCTGTGGCACCCCTGGTTGTCGGCTTGATACTTGGAAGAATGCTGGATGTCAGCCTGCATCAGTCGCTTCTTATGAGTCAGGGATCATGGATGATCTTCCTGAGGAATCCGGTATGTGCAGTCCTTATTTTACTTGCGCTGATTTCTCTTATTCAGTCATCCCCGATGTACGAAGGGTGGAGGGCGAAAAGAAAGGCTGCGCGGGGTGAGTTCCCTCAGGGGTAA